The genomic window GCCCATAAATAAAAAATAGTGCACGAGACACTTCTTATTAATGGCATATATATTATGGAGATGCTCAACCTGGATGGTGTAAAACCAGGTAATTATGAAATGATATGTCTGCCGCTCAGGATGGAAAAGGGTGACGCAGGCCCCGTGTAGGGCAATCATCAGGACGATAACTAAACAGAGTTAGAGCGTTTTGGTTAACAGGGGTGTTTAGTACAGCCCCTGTTTTATCCATTTTTTGATTTATAACTGTCCAAGGCTTTTTTCTGCATGGCCCCTTAATTTGCGGTGAGGGGCATTCTGCGCAACTGTCCTCAGTGTCTCTGAATAGCGGCGGTCTCCTGTCCTTCCAAGCGCCCTGCAGAGCCACGCCATTGCATCAATCTGGATGTTGCTTGCATCTGCTGAATAATGTTTAAGAAGCGTCTGCTCAGCAATGCCCGCAAGATAGCTGTTATTGTAATGTCTATGGTAGATATTTTTAGCTGCATCACGGATTTCGGTTAGAGAACCATTCTGGAGCATCCGGGCATAACGCTGTTCCTCAGCGCTAAAGGCCTCTGACACATTAGCCTTTTGTTCTGCTGTTAATGATGAGACTACAACGGCCTGCTCCTTAACCGCAGGCTGTTCAGCCACAGGTGCAGGTTTATTCATCGGTTCAAGCAGCACCTGAAGATTCTTCATCTCTCCTTTTTCAAGGGTAACCCATTCACGGTGGGATTTATAACCGGCAGCAGAGACCTCCAGATCATAGCGACCCTGATCAAGACTTAGCCCCTGCTCAAATACAGGGGCAATATTCATGATGCGAATCCTTGCATTCGAGGGGTTTGCATCCACATAAAGCCTGGCCTTCTGGTCTTTGACAGCTACTGGCCTGGATGATACCGGGGCAGGAGCCTTTTCCTCAACAGGAATAGCAGGTACCTGCTGAACCTCTGTCTGAGCCTGAACAGTTGCAATCTCATTACTTCTTACAGGTGCTACAGGCATGGAAGAGACTCTTTGACCGGAGATTACGCG from Desulfatiglans sp. includes these protein-coding regions:
- a CDS encoding DUF2846 domain-containing protein — encoded protein: MKTKFFILISVLFLTSLITGCLTTSIGPKFTHAVTPESGKAVIYVYRQRGVMTATTMPGVKVNDIEVVETLPEIAFFSLSVDPGQYTFTPKLFGIFKTTEATVNAQPGEVYFVRLKVSMGSLEFDLMNRDEAMAYMATCHLLDSKYYRDPRVISGQRVSSMPVAPVRSNEIATVQAQTEVQQVPAIPVEEKAPAPVSSRPVAVKDQKARLYVDANPSNARIRIMNIAPVFEQGLSLDQGRYDLEVSAAGYKSHREWVTLEKGEMKNLQVLLEPMNKPAPVAEQPAVKEQAVVVSSLTAEQKANVSEAFSAEEQRYARMLQNGSLTEIRDAAKNIYHRHYNNSYLAGIAEQTLLKHYSADASNIQIDAMAWLCRALGRTGDRRYSETLRTVAQNAPHRKLRGHAEKSLGQL